In one window of Ovis aries strain OAR_USU_Benz2616 breed Rambouillet chromosome 5, ARS-UI_Ramb_v3.0, whole genome shotgun sequence DNA:
- the CARM1 gene encoding histone-arginine methyltransferase CARM1 isoform X4, with product MKGYSSGPPDGRAKQDEDVCVFKCSVSRETECSRVGKQSFIITLGCNSVLLQFATPSDFCSFYNILKTCRGHTLERSVFSERTEESSAVQYFQFYGYLSQQQNMMQDYVRTGTYQRAILQNHTDFKDKIVLDVGCGSGILSFFAAQAGARKIYAVEASTMAQHAEVLVKSNNLTDRIVVIPGKVEEVSLPEQVDIIISEPMGYMLFNERMLESYLHAKKYLRPGGNMFPTIGDVHLAPFTDEQLYMEQFTKANFWYQPSFHGVDLSALRGAAVDEYFRQPVVDTFDIRILMAKSVKYTVNFLEAKEGDLHRIEIPFKFHMLHSGLVHGLAFWFDVAFIGSIMTVWLSTAPTEPLTHWYQVRCLFQSPLFAKAGDTLSGTCLLIANKRQSYDISIVAQVDQTGSKSSNLLDLKNPFFRYTGTTPSPPPGSHYTSPSENMWNAGSTYNLSSGMAVAGMPTAYDLSSVIAGGSSVGHNNLIPLANTGIVNHTHSRMGSIMSTGIVQGSSGAQGSSSGSSSAHYAVNSQFTMGGPAISMASPMSIPTNTMHYGS from the exons ATGAAAGGATACAGCTCAGGCCCGCCAGATGGAAGAGCCAAGCAGG ATGAAGACGTGTGTGTGTTCAAGTGCTCGGTGTCCCGGGAGACGGAGTGCAGCCGGGTGGGCAAGCAGTCATTCATCATCACCCTGGGCTGCAACAGTGTCCTCCTCCAGTTCGCCACACCCAGCG ATTTCTGCTCCTTCTATAACATCCTGAAGACCTGCCGAGGCCACACCCTGGAGCGGTCGGTGTTCAGCGAGCGCACGGAGGAGTCTTCTGCTGTGCAGTATTTCCAG TTTTATGGCTACCTGTCCCAGCAGCAGAACATGATGCAGGACTACGTGCGGACGGGGACCTACCAGCGCGCCATCCTGCAGAACCACACAGACTTTAAGGACAAG atCGTTCTTGACGTTGGCTGCGGCTCTGGGATCCTGTCGTTTTTTGCCGCCCAGGCTGGAGCGAGAAAGATCTACGCAGTGGAGGCCAGCACCATGGCCCAGCACGCTGAG GTCTTGGTGAAAAGTAACAACCTCACCGACCGCATCGTGGTCATCCCTGGGAAGGTGGAGGAGGTCTCGCTGCCCGAGCAAGTGGACATCATCATTTCGGAGCCCATGGGCTACATGCTCTTCAATGAGCGCATGCTTGAGAGCTACCTCCACGCCAAGAAGTACCTGCGGCCTGGCG GAAACATGTTCCCCACCATTGGTGATGTCCACCTGGCACCCTTCACGGACGAGCAGCTCTACATGGAGCAGTTCACCAAGGCCAACTTCTG GTACCAGCCATCCTTCCACGGAGTGGACCTGTCAGCCCTCCGAGGTGCTGCAGTGGACGAGTATTTCCGGCAGCCTGTGGTG GACACATTTGACATCCGGATCCTGATGGCCAAGTCCGTCAAGTACACGGTGAACTTCTTAGAAGCCAAAGAAGGAGATTTGCACAG GATAGAAATCCCATTCAAGTTCCACATGCTGCATTCCGGGCTGGTTCACGGTCTGGCTTTCTGGTTTGATGTCGCTTTCATCGGCTCTAT AATGACCGTGTGGCTGTCCACGGCCCCGACGGAGCCCCTGACCCACTGGTACCAAGTCCGGTGCCTGTTCCAGTCGCCACTGTTCGCCAAGGCTGGGGACACGCTCTCAGGGACATGTCTGCTTATTGCCAACAAAAG ACAGAGCTACGACATCAGTATTGTGGCCCAGGTGGACCAGACAGGCTCCAAGTCCAGCAACCTCCTGGACCTGAAAAACCCATTCTTCAG ATACACAGGCACGACACCCTCCCCGCCGCCTGGCTCCCACTACACTTCCCCCTCGGAGAACATGTGGAATGCCGGCAGCACCTACAACCTCAGCAGTGGGATGGCTGTGGCCG GAATGCCGACCGCCTACGACCTGAGCAGTGTTATTGCCGGAGGCTCCAGTGTGGGCCACAACAACCTGATTCCTCTAG ccaaCACGGGGATTGTCAATCACACCCACTCCCGGATGGGCTCCATAATGAGCACGGGGATTGTCCAAG gGTCCTCCGGCGCCCagggcagcagcagcggcagctccAGCGCCCACTATGCGGTCAACAGCCAGTTCACCATGGGCGGCCCCGCCATCTCCATGGCCTCACCCATGTCCATCCCAACCAACACCATGCACTATGGGAGCTAG
- the CARM1 gene encoding histone-arginine methyltransferase CARM1 isoform X5, which yields MKGYSSGPPDGRAKQDEDVCVFKCSVSRETECSRVGKQSFIITLGCNSVLLQFATPSDFCSFYNILKTCRGHTLERSVFSERTEESSAVQYFQFYGYLSQQQNMMQDYVRTGTYQRAILQNHTDFKDKIVLDVGCGSGILSFFAAQAGARKIYAVEASTMAQHAEVLVKSNNLTDRIVVIPGKVEEVSLPEQVDIIISEPMGYMLFNERMLESYLHAKKYLRPGGNMFPTIGDVHLAPFTDEQLYMEQFTKANFWYQPSFHGVDLSALRGAAVDEYFRQPVVDTFDIRILMAKSVKYTVNFLEAKEGDLHRIEIPFKFHMLHSGLVHGLAFWFDVAFIGSIMTVWLSTAPTEPLTHWYQVRCLFQSPLFAKAGDTLSGTCLLIANKRQSYDISIVAQVDQTGSKSSNLLDLKNPFFRYTGTTPSPPPGSHYTSPSENMWNAGSTYNLSSGMAVAGMPTAYDLSSVIAGGSSVGHNNLIPLGSSGAQGSSSGSSSAHYAVNSQFTMGGPAISMASPMSIPTNTMHYGS from the exons ATGAAAGGATACAGCTCAGGCCCGCCAGATGGAAGAGCCAAGCAGG ATGAAGACGTGTGTGTGTTCAAGTGCTCGGTGTCCCGGGAGACGGAGTGCAGCCGGGTGGGCAAGCAGTCATTCATCATCACCCTGGGCTGCAACAGTGTCCTCCTCCAGTTCGCCACACCCAGCG ATTTCTGCTCCTTCTATAACATCCTGAAGACCTGCCGAGGCCACACCCTGGAGCGGTCGGTGTTCAGCGAGCGCACGGAGGAGTCTTCTGCTGTGCAGTATTTCCAG TTTTATGGCTACCTGTCCCAGCAGCAGAACATGATGCAGGACTACGTGCGGACGGGGACCTACCAGCGCGCCATCCTGCAGAACCACACAGACTTTAAGGACAAG atCGTTCTTGACGTTGGCTGCGGCTCTGGGATCCTGTCGTTTTTTGCCGCCCAGGCTGGAGCGAGAAAGATCTACGCAGTGGAGGCCAGCACCATGGCCCAGCACGCTGAG GTCTTGGTGAAAAGTAACAACCTCACCGACCGCATCGTGGTCATCCCTGGGAAGGTGGAGGAGGTCTCGCTGCCCGAGCAAGTGGACATCATCATTTCGGAGCCCATGGGCTACATGCTCTTCAATGAGCGCATGCTTGAGAGCTACCTCCACGCCAAGAAGTACCTGCGGCCTGGCG GAAACATGTTCCCCACCATTGGTGATGTCCACCTGGCACCCTTCACGGACGAGCAGCTCTACATGGAGCAGTTCACCAAGGCCAACTTCTG GTACCAGCCATCCTTCCACGGAGTGGACCTGTCAGCCCTCCGAGGTGCTGCAGTGGACGAGTATTTCCGGCAGCCTGTGGTG GACACATTTGACATCCGGATCCTGATGGCCAAGTCCGTCAAGTACACGGTGAACTTCTTAGAAGCCAAAGAAGGAGATTTGCACAG GATAGAAATCCCATTCAAGTTCCACATGCTGCATTCCGGGCTGGTTCACGGTCTGGCTTTCTGGTTTGATGTCGCTTTCATCGGCTCTAT AATGACCGTGTGGCTGTCCACGGCCCCGACGGAGCCCCTGACCCACTGGTACCAAGTCCGGTGCCTGTTCCAGTCGCCACTGTTCGCCAAGGCTGGGGACACGCTCTCAGGGACATGTCTGCTTATTGCCAACAAAAG ACAGAGCTACGACATCAGTATTGTGGCCCAGGTGGACCAGACAGGCTCCAAGTCCAGCAACCTCCTGGACCTGAAAAACCCATTCTTCAG ATACACAGGCACGACACCCTCCCCGCCGCCTGGCTCCCACTACACTTCCCCCTCGGAGAACATGTGGAATGCCGGCAGCACCTACAACCTCAGCAGTGGGATGGCTGTGGCCG GAATGCCGACCGCCTACGACCTGAGCAGTGTTATTGCCGGAGGCTCCAGTGTGGGCCACAACAACCTGATTCCTCTAG gGTCCTCCGGCGCCCagggcagcagcagcggcagctccAGCGCCCACTATGCGGTCAACAGCCAGTTCACCATGGGCGGCCCCGCCATCTCCATGGCCTCACCCATGTCCATCCCAACCAACACCATGCACTATGGGAGCTAG
- the CARM1 gene encoding histone-arginine methyltransferase CARM1 isoform X3, whose protein sequence is MGFSEGKCVEQLVPTQNSSHPALHLFLLRQSWVFLDQMRGEKSMPDEDVCVFKCSVSRETECSRVGKQSFIITLGCNSVLLQFATPSDFCSFYNILKTCRGHTLERSVFSERTEESSAVQYFQFYGYLSQQQNMMQDYVRTGTYQRAILQNHTDFKDKIVLDVGCGSGILSFFAAQAGARKIYAVEASTMAQHAEVLVKSNNLTDRIVVIPGKVEEVSLPEQVDIIISEPMGYMLFNERMLESYLHAKKYLRPGGNMFPTIGDVHLAPFTDEQLYMEQFTKANFWYQPSFHGVDLSALRGAAVDEYFRQPVVDTFDIRILMAKSVKYTVNFLEAKEGDLHRIEIPFKFHMLHSGLVHGLAFWFDVAFIGSIMTVWLSTAPTEPLTHWYQVRCLFQSPLFAKAGDTLSGTCLLIANKRQSYDISIVAQVDQTGSKSSNLLDLKNPFFRYTGTTPSPPPGSHYTSPSENMWNAGSTYNLSSGMAVAGMPTAYDLSSVIAGGSSVGHNNLIPLANTGIVNHTHSRMGSIMSTGIVQGSSGAQGSSSGSSSAHYAVNSQFTMGGPAISMASPMSIPTNTMHYGS, encoded by the exons ATGAAGACGTGTGTGTGTTCAAGTGCTCGGTGTCCCGGGAGACGGAGTGCAGCCGGGTGGGCAAGCAGTCATTCATCATCACCCTGGGCTGCAACAGTGTCCTCCTCCAGTTCGCCACACCCAGCG ATTTCTGCTCCTTCTATAACATCCTGAAGACCTGCCGAGGCCACACCCTGGAGCGGTCGGTGTTCAGCGAGCGCACGGAGGAGTCTTCTGCTGTGCAGTATTTCCAG TTTTATGGCTACCTGTCCCAGCAGCAGAACATGATGCAGGACTACGTGCGGACGGGGACCTACCAGCGCGCCATCCTGCAGAACCACACAGACTTTAAGGACAAG atCGTTCTTGACGTTGGCTGCGGCTCTGGGATCCTGTCGTTTTTTGCCGCCCAGGCTGGAGCGAGAAAGATCTACGCAGTGGAGGCCAGCACCATGGCCCAGCACGCTGAG GTCTTGGTGAAAAGTAACAACCTCACCGACCGCATCGTGGTCATCCCTGGGAAGGTGGAGGAGGTCTCGCTGCCCGAGCAAGTGGACATCATCATTTCGGAGCCCATGGGCTACATGCTCTTCAATGAGCGCATGCTTGAGAGCTACCTCCACGCCAAGAAGTACCTGCGGCCTGGCG GAAACATGTTCCCCACCATTGGTGATGTCCACCTGGCACCCTTCACGGACGAGCAGCTCTACATGGAGCAGTTCACCAAGGCCAACTTCTG GTACCAGCCATCCTTCCACGGAGTGGACCTGTCAGCCCTCCGAGGTGCTGCAGTGGACGAGTATTTCCGGCAGCCTGTGGTG GACACATTTGACATCCGGATCCTGATGGCCAAGTCCGTCAAGTACACGGTGAACTTCTTAGAAGCCAAAGAAGGAGATTTGCACAG GATAGAAATCCCATTCAAGTTCCACATGCTGCATTCCGGGCTGGTTCACGGTCTGGCTTTCTGGTTTGATGTCGCTTTCATCGGCTCTAT AATGACCGTGTGGCTGTCCACGGCCCCGACGGAGCCCCTGACCCACTGGTACCAAGTCCGGTGCCTGTTCCAGTCGCCACTGTTCGCCAAGGCTGGGGACACGCTCTCAGGGACATGTCTGCTTATTGCCAACAAAAG ACAGAGCTACGACATCAGTATTGTGGCCCAGGTGGACCAGACAGGCTCCAAGTCCAGCAACCTCCTGGACCTGAAAAACCCATTCTTCAG ATACACAGGCACGACACCCTCCCCGCCGCCTGGCTCCCACTACACTTCCCCCTCGGAGAACATGTGGAATGCCGGCAGCACCTACAACCTCAGCAGTGGGATGGCTGTGGCCG GAATGCCGACCGCCTACGACCTGAGCAGTGTTATTGCCGGAGGCTCCAGTGTGGGCCACAACAACCTGATTCCTCTAG ccaaCACGGGGATTGTCAATCACACCCACTCCCGGATGGGCTCCATAATGAGCACGGGGATTGTCCAAG gGTCCTCCGGCGCCCagggcagcagcagcggcagctccAGCGCCCACTATGCGGTCAACAGCCAGTTCACCATGGGCGGCCCCGCCATCTCCATGGCCTCACCCATGTCCATCCCAACCAACACCATGCACTATGGGAGCTAG